A window of the Equus asinus isolate D_3611 breed Donkey chromosome 20, EquAss-T2T_v2, whole genome shotgun sequence genome harbors these coding sequences:
- the NHERF4 gene encoding Na(+)/H(+) exchange regulatory cofactor NHE-RF4 isoform X1 has product MEAAAADLQDTASLTLKFEFNPKLGIDNPVLSLAEDHDPSELWSLERPRFCLLSKEKGRTFGFHLQQELGRAGHVVSMVEPGTSAQRQGLRAGDRILGVNNHVVEREDHAVVVRRIRASGPRVLLTVLAQHVHDVARAQQGNDACLCPTLGPGVRPRLCHIVKDEGGFGFSITQGHRGPFWLVLTTGGAAERAGVPPGARLLEVNGVSVEKFTHNQLRRKLRQSGEQVTLLVAGPEVEEKCRQLGMPLAAPLAEGWALPTKPRCLHLEKGPQGFGFLLREEKGLDGHLGQFLWEVDPGLPAEKAGMQAGDRLVAVAGESVEGLGHEETVSRIRAQGSCVFLTVVDPEADRFFSMVRLSPLLFLESTETSASPQDTCSASLVETKNPPVEDIAMPPDSCGSRQCFLYPGPGGGYGFRLSCVASGPCVFISQVTLGSSAARAGLQMGDVILEVNGFPLGGENDLERLQQLAEAEPPLCLKLAARSWQGLEAWNPQGLERTGL; this is encoded by the exons ATGGAGGCAGCTGCAG CAGATCTTCAGGACACAGCCTCGTTAACTCT GAAGTTTGAGTTTAACCCAAAGCTGGGCATTGATAATCCCGTCCTCTCCCTGGCAGAAGACCACGACCCCTCTG AACTCTGGAGTCTGGAGCGGCCTCGTTTCTGTCTGCTGAGCAAGGAGAAGGGCAGAACTTTTGGCTTCCACCTGCAGCaggagctgggcagggctgggcatgtGGTGAGCATGGTGGAGCCAGGCACCTCTGCCCAGCGCCAGGGTCTTCGGGCAGGAGACCGGATCCTAGGGGTGAACAACCATGTCGTGGAACGTGAAGACCATGCAGTG GTGGTACGCCGCATCCGGGCCAGTGGTCCTCGGGTATTGCTGACGGTTTTGGCACAGCATGTGCATGATGTGGCCCGAGCTCAACAGGGAAACGATGCCTGCCTCTGTCCTACTCTTGGCCCGGGGGTCCGGCCCCGGCTATGCCACATAGTGAAAGATGAGGGTGGCTTTGGCTTCAGTATCACCCAGG GACATCGGGGGCCTTTCTGGTTGGTGCTAACTACTGGAGGAGCAGCTGAGCGGGCAGGGGTGCCCCCTGGGGCCCGACTGCTAGAAGTGAATGGGGTCAGTGTGGAGAAGTTCACTCATAACCAGCTAAGGAGGAAG CTTCGGCAGAGTGGAGAgcaggtgaccctgctggtggcAGGGCCAGAGGTGGAGGAAAAATGTCGCCAGCTGGGAATGCCTCTGGCTGCACCCCTGGCAGAGGGCTGGGCACTGCCCACCAAGCCCCGCTGTCTGCACCTAGAGAAAGGGCCCCAGGGCTTTGGGTTCCTGCTCCGAGAGGAAAAGGGCCTTGATGGTCACCTTG GGCAGTTCCTGTGGGAGGTGGACCCAGGACTGCCAGCCGAGAAGGCCGGGATGCAGGCTGGGGACCGGCTGGTGGCTGTGGCTGGGGAGAGCGTGGAAGGGCTGGGCCATGAGGAGACAGTGTCCAGGATCCGGGCGCAGGGCTCCTGTGTCTTCCTCACTGTCGTCGACCCTGAGGCTGACCGCTTCTTCAGCATG GTTCGCTTGTCCCCACTTCTCTTCTTGGAAAGCACAGAGACTTCTGCGTCTCCCCAGGACACCTGCTCAGCCTCTCTGGTTGAGACCAAGAACCCACCAGTTGAAGACATAGCCATGCCTCCAGACTCATGTGGCTCCCGCCAGTGCTTCCTGTACCCTGGGCCTGGTGGTGGCTATGGCTTCCGACTCAGCTGTGTAGCCAGTGGGCCTTGTGTCTTCATCTCCCAG GTGACCCTAGGAAGCTCAGCTGCCCGGGCAGGGCTGCAAATGGGAGATGTGATTCTAGAGGTGAACGGGTTTCCTTTGGGTGGAGAGAATGACCTGGAAAGGCTTCAGCAGCTGGCTGAGGCTGAGCCACCCCTGTGCCTGAAGCTGGCAGCCAGATCTTGGCAGGGCTTGGAAGCCTGGAATCCCCAGGGTCTGGAGAg GACTGGGCTCTAG
- the DRC12 gene encoding dynein regulatory complex protein 12 isoform X2 has product MPPKTKEKGVKAGSQKKKKNAGAALRRDEARRAKASENQLKQRLQGLEAELEGARSEGKAIYAEMSRQCRALQEEMETRSRRLEEEVRGLREQLEMCQKEAEAARREAEEVLGERDQTLAQLRAHVADMEAKYEEILHGSLDGLLAKLRAVKPQWDRDVLRLHARHKEQLRQFGLNPLDL; this is encoded by the exons ATGCCACCTAAGACCAAAGAAAAAGGGGTGAAAGCTGggtcacagaagaagaaaaagaatgcaggTGCCG CTCTGCGGAGGGATGAGGCCCGCCGAGCCAAGGCTTCTGAAAACCAGCTGAAGCAGAGGTTGCAAGGGCTGGAGGCTGAACTGGAGGGGGCCCGAAGTGAAGGGAAGGCCATATATGCAG AGATGAGCCGTCAGTGCCGGGCCCTGCAGGAGGAGATGGAGACCCGCAGCAGGCGGCTGGAGGAAGAAGTGAGGGGCCTTCGGGAACAGCTGG agATGTGCCAGAAGGAGGCTGAGGCTGCAAGGAGAGAGGCCGAGGAGGTCCTCGGAGAGCGAGACCAGACTCTGGCTCAGCTTCGGGCCCATGTGGCAGACATGGAGGCCAAGTATGAGGAAATCTTACAT GGCAGCCTGGATGGGCTCTTGGCCAAATTGAGAGCTGTCAAGCCTCAGTGGGACAGGGATGTGCTGAGACTCCACGCCAGGCACAAGGAGCAGCTCCGCCAGTTTGGACTCAACCCCCTGGATCTTTGA
- the NHERF4 gene encoding Na(+)/H(+) exchange regulatory cofactor NHE-RF4 isoform X2: MEAAADLQDTASLTLKFEFNPKLGIDNPVLSLAEDHDPSELWSLERPRFCLLSKEKGRTFGFHLQQELGRAGHVVSMVEPGTSAQRQGLRAGDRILGVNNHVVEREDHAVVVRRIRASGPRVLLTVLAQHVHDVARAQQGNDACLCPTLGPGVRPRLCHIVKDEGGFGFSITQGHRGPFWLVLTTGGAAERAGVPPGARLLEVNGVSVEKFTHNQLRRKLRQSGEQVTLLVAGPEVEEKCRQLGMPLAAPLAEGWALPTKPRCLHLEKGPQGFGFLLREEKGLDGHLGQFLWEVDPGLPAEKAGMQAGDRLVAVAGESVEGLGHEETVSRIRAQGSCVFLTVVDPEADRFFSMVRLSPLLFLESTETSASPQDTCSASLVETKNPPVEDIAMPPDSCGSRQCFLYPGPGGGYGFRLSCVASGPCVFISQVTLGSSAARAGLQMGDVILEVNGFPLGGENDLERLQQLAEAEPPLCLKLAARSWQGLEAWNPQGLERTGL; the protein is encoded by the exons ATGGAGGCAGCTGCAG ATCTTCAGGACACAGCCTCGTTAACTCT GAAGTTTGAGTTTAACCCAAAGCTGGGCATTGATAATCCCGTCCTCTCCCTGGCAGAAGACCACGACCCCTCTG AACTCTGGAGTCTGGAGCGGCCTCGTTTCTGTCTGCTGAGCAAGGAGAAGGGCAGAACTTTTGGCTTCCACCTGCAGCaggagctgggcagggctgggcatgtGGTGAGCATGGTGGAGCCAGGCACCTCTGCCCAGCGCCAGGGTCTTCGGGCAGGAGACCGGATCCTAGGGGTGAACAACCATGTCGTGGAACGTGAAGACCATGCAGTG GTGGTACGCCGCATCCGGGCCAGTGGTCCTCGGGTATTGCTGACGGTTTTGGCACAGCATGTGCATGATGTGGCCCGAGCTCAACAGGGAAACGATGCCTGCCTCTGTCCTACTCTTGGCCCGGGGGTCCGGCCCCGGCTATGCCACATAGTGAAAGATGAGGGTGGCTTTGGCTTCAGTATCACCCAGG GACATCGGGGGCCTTTCTGGTTGGTGCTAACTACTGGAGGAGCAGCTGAGCGGGCAGGGGTGCCCCCTGGGGCCCGACTGCTAGAAGTGAATGGGGTCAGTGTGGAGAAGTTCACTCATAACCAGCTAAGGAGGAAG CTTCGGCAGAGTGGAGAgcaggtgaccctgctggtggcAGGGCCAGAGGTGGAGGAAAAATGTCGCCAGCTGGGAATGCCTCTGGCTGCACCCCTGGCAGAGGGCTGGGCACTGCCCACCAAGCCCCGCTGTCTGCACCTAGAGAAAGGGCCCCAGGGCTTTGGGTTCCTGCTCCGAGAGGAAAAGGGCCTTGATGGTCACCTTG GGCAGTTCCTGTGGGAGGTGGACCCAGGACTGCCAGCCGAGAAGGCCGGGATGCAGGCTGGGGACCGGCTGGTGGCTGTGGCTGGGGAGAGCGTGGAAGGGCTGGGCCATGAGGAGACAGTGTCCAGGATCCGGGCGCAGGGCTCCTGTGTCTTCCTCACTGTCGTCGACCCTGAGGCTGACCGCTTCTTCAGCATG GTTCGCTTGTCCCCACTTCTCTTCTTGGAAAGCACAGAGACTTCTGCGTCTCCCCAGGACACCTGCTCAGCCTCTCTGGTTGAGACCAAGAACCCACCAGTTGAAGACATAGCCATGCCTCCAGACTCATGTGGCTCCCGCCAGTGCTTCCTGTACCCTGGGCCTGGTGGTGGCTATGGCTTCCGACTCAGCTGTGTAGCCAGTGGGCCTTGTGTCTTCATCTCCCAG GTGACCCTAGGAAGCTCAGCTGCCCGGGCAGGGCTGCAAATGGGAGATGTGATTCTAGAGGTGAACGGGTTTCCTTTGGGTGGAGAGAATGACCTGGAAAGGCTTCAGCAGCTGGCTGAGGCTGAGCCACCCCTGTGCCTGAAGCTGGCAGCCAGATCTTGGCAGGGCTTGGAAGCCTGGAATCCCCAGGGTCTGGAGAg GACTGGGCTCTAG
- the DRC12 gene encoding dynein regulatory complex protein 12 isoform X4, which yields MPPKTKEKGVKAGSQKKKKNAGAGVEAESMHRLAVLEKELLQDHLALRRDEARRAKASENQLKQRLQGLEAELEGARSEGKAIYAEMCQKEAEAARREAEEVLGERDQTLAQLRAHVADMEAKYEEILHGSLDGLLAKLRAVKPQWDRDVLRLHARHKEQLRQFGLNPLDL from the exons ATGCCACCTAAGACCAAAGAAAAAGGGGTGAAAGCTGggtcacagaagaagaaaaagaatgcaggTGCCG GTGTGGAGGCCGAATCCATGCACAGGCTGGCAGTGCTGGAAAAAGAGTTGCTCCAAGACCATTTGG CTCTGCGGAGGGATGAGGCCCGCCGAGCCAAGGCTTCTGAAAACCAGCTGAAGCAGAGGTTGCAAGGGCTGGAGGCTGAACTGGAGGGGGCCCGAAGTGAAGGGAAGGCCATATATGCAG agATGTGCCAGAAGGAGGCTGAGGCTGCAAGGAGAGAGGCCGAGGAGGTCCTCGGAGAGCGAGACCAGACTCTGGCTCAGCTTCGGGCCCATGTGGCAGACATGGAGGCCAAGTATGAGGAAATCTTACAT GGCAGCCTGGATGGGCTCTTGGCCAAATTGAGAGCTGTCAAGCCTCAGTGGGACAGGGATGTGCTGAGACTCCACGCCAGGCACAAGGAGCAGCTCCGCCAGTTTGGACTCAACCCCCTGGATCTTTGA
- the DRC12 gene encoding dynein regulatory complex protein 12 isoform X1 — MPPKTKEKGVKAGSQKKKKNAGAGVEAESMHRLAVLEKELLQDHLALRRDEARRAKASENQLKQRLQGLEAELEGARSEGKAIYAEMSRQCRALQEEMETRSRRLEEEVRGLREQLEMCQKEAEAARREAEEVLGERDQTLAQLRAHVADMEAKYEEILHGSLDGLLAKLRAVKPQWDRDVLRLHARHKEQLRQFGLNPLDL; from the exons ATGCCACCTAAGACCAAAGAAAAAGGGGTGAAAGCTGggtcacagaagaagaaaaagaatgcaggTGCCG GTGTGGAGGCCGAATCCATGCACAGGCTGGCAGTGCTGGAAAAAGAGTTGCTCCAAGACCATTTGG CTCTGCGGAGGGATGAGGCCCGCCGAGCCAAGGCTTCTGAAAACCAGCTGAAGCAGAGGTTGCAAGGGCTGGAGGCTGAACTGGAGGGGGCCCGAAGTGAAGGGAAGGCCATATATGCAG AGATGAGCCGTCAGTGCCGGGCCCTGCAGGAGGAGATGGAGACCCGCAGCAGGCGGCTGGAGGAAGAAGTGAGGGGCCTTCGGGAACAGCTGG agATGTGCCAGAAGGAGGCTGAGGCTGCAAGGAGAGAGGCCGAGGAGGTCCTCGGAGAGCGAGACCAGACTCTGGCTCAGCTTCGGGCCCATGTGGCAGACATGGAGGCCAAGTATGAGGAAATCTTACAT GGCAGCCTGGATGGGCTCTTGGCCAAATTGAGAGCTGTCAAGCCTCAGTGGGACAGGGATGTGCTGAGACTCCACGCCAGGCACAAGGAGCAGCTCCGCCAGTTTGGACTCAACCCCCTGGATCTTTGA
- the DRC12 gene encoding dynein regulatory complex protein 12 isoform X3, whose translation MPPKTKEKGVKAGSQKKKKNAGAGVEAESMHRLAVLEKELLQDHLALRRDEARRAKASENQLKQRLQGLEAELEGARSEGKAIYAEMSRQCRALQEEMETRSRRLEEEVRGLREQLEMCQKEAEAARREAEEVLGERDQTLAQLRAHVADMEAKYEEILHLGICRAAWMGSWPN comes from the exons ATGCCACCTAAGACCAAAGAAAAAGGGGTGAAAGCTGggtcacagaagaagaaaaagaatgcaggTGCCG GTGTGGAGGCCGAATCCATGCACAGGCTGGCAGTGCTGGAAAAAGAGTTGCTCCAAGACCATTTGG CTCTGCGGAGGGATGAGGCCCGCCGAGCCAAGGCTTCTGAAAACCAGCTGAAGCAGAGGTTGCAAGGGCTGGAGGCTGAACTGGAGGGGGCCCGAAGTGAAGGGAAGGCCATATATGCAG AGATGAGCCGTCAGTGCCGGGCCCTGCAGGAGGAGATGGAGACCCGCAGCAGGCGGCTGGAGGAAGAAGTGAGGGGCCTTCGGGAACAGCTGG agATGTGCCAGAAGGAGGCTGAGGCTGCAAGGAGAGAGGCCGAGGAGGTCCTCGGAGAGCGAGACCAGACTCTGGCTCAGCTTCGGGCCCATGTGGCAGACATGGAGGCCAAGTATGAGGAAATCTTACAT CTTGGTATCTGCAGGGCAGCCTGGATGGGCTCTTGGCCAAATTGA